The following are encoded together in the Eleftheria terrae genome:
- a CDS encoding protein adenylyltransferase SelO — MSFRFDNTYARELPGFAVRWQPTAVPAPRLLFLNRDLAEELGLDAQALDSVEGAAIFGGNRVPEGADPVAQAYAGHQFGGFSPQLGDGRALLLGEVIDRQGRRRDVALKGSGRTPFSRSGDGKAAVGPMLREVLVGEAMHALGIPTTRALAVVATGEPVYRDRPLPGAVLTRVAASHVRVGTFEYFAARNDVERLRLLADYTIARHDADLAGAPERALGLLRRVAQRQAALVAQWMGVGFIHGVMNTDNMTLSGETIDYGPCAFLEAYDPQAVFSSIDHGGRYAFGNQPLIARWNLARLAEALLPVIAEDETEAAIARAVAQATEVIDAFPQLYAAALLQCHRAKLGLGPAGPADDAADTALAEDWLALLHRQGVDFTLAWRRLADAAAGDEGRLRTLFGDTGELEAWLSRWRARCAQEDQGEADAQARAARMRRINPWVIPRNHRVEEALAAASDHDDLGPFQQLLAALRQPYEEAPEQARYAEPAPEEVTSSYRTFCGT; from the coding sequence ATCAGCTTCCGTTTCGACAACACCTACGCGCGCGAGCTCCCGGGCTTTGCGGTGCGGTGGCAGCCCACCGCGGTGCCCGCGCCGCGGCTGCTGTTCCTGAACCGCGACCTTGCCGAGGAACTGGGGCTCGATGCCCAAGCGCTCGACAGCGTCGAGGGTGCCGCCATCTTCGGCGGCAACCGGGTGCCGGAAGGCGCGGACCCGGTCGCCCAGGCCTACGCGGGTCACCAGTTCGGCGGCTTCTCTCCTCAGCTGGGCGACGGACGGGCCCTGCTGCTCGGGGAAGTGATCGACCGGCAGGGCCGCCGGCGTGACGTGGCGCTGAAGGGCTCAGGGCGGACGCCGTTCTCGCGCAGCGGCGACGGCAAGGCCGCCGTCGGGCCGATGCTGCGCGAGGTGCTGGTGGGCGAGGCCATGCACGCGCTCGGCATCCCCACCACACGTGCGCTGGCGGTGGTGGCCACCGGCGAGCCGGTCTACCGCGACCGGCCCCTGCCTGGCGCGGTGCTGACGCGGGTGGCGGCCAGCCATGTGCGCGTCGGCACCTTCGAGTACTTCGCGGCACGCAACGATGTCGAGCGACTGCGGCTGCTGGCCGACTACACCATCGCACGGCACGACGCCGACCTGGCAGGCGCCCCCGAGCGCGCGCTCGGCCTGCTGCGCCGCGTGGCGCAGCGGCAGGCGGCACTGGTGGCGCAATGGATGGGGGTGGGCTTCATCCACGGGGTGATGAACACCGACAACATGACCCTCTCCGGCGAGACCATCGACTACGGCCCCTGTGCCTTCCTGGAAGCCTACGACCCGCAGGCCGTGTTCAGCTCCATCGACCACGGCGGCCGCTACGCCTTCGGCAACCAGCCCCTCATCGCGCGCTGGAACCTGGCCCGGCTGGCCGAGGCGCTGCTGCCGGTGATTGCCGAGGACGAGACCGAGGCGGCCATCGCCCGGGCCGTCGCCCAGGCCACCGAGGTGATCGATGCCTTCCCCCAGCTCTACGCTGCCGCCTTGCTGCAGTGCCATCGCGCCAAGCTCGGCCTGGGGCCAGCCGGCCCGGCAGACGACGCAGCCGACACCGCGCTGGCCGAGGATTGGCTGGCCCTGCTGCACCGGCAGGGGGTCGACTTCACGCTTGCATGGCGGCGGCTTGCCGATGCGGCGGCGGGGGACGAAGGCCGGTTGCGCACGCTGTTCGGCGACACCGGGGAGCTGGAGGCCTGGCTGTCTCGCTGGCGCGCGAGATGTGCGCAGGAGGACCAGGGCGAGGCCGATGCGCAGGCCCGAGCGGCCCGCATGCGGCGCATCAATCCATGGGTGATCCCGCGCAACCACCGGGTGGAGGAAGCCCTGGCCGCCGCGTCTGACCACGACGACCTCGGCCCCTTCCAGCAGCTGCTGGCCGCCCTCCGCCAGCCGTATGAGGAAGCGCCGGAACAGGCCCGCTACGCCGAGCCGGCGCCCGAGGAAGTCACCAGCAGCTACCGCACCTTCTGCGGTACCTGA